The genomic window AGGTAGAAAACTTGTTAGCAACCACTGCCTTGACAGGGTAGCAAAGCTGGTTTTGTACAGGAATGTAGGTTTTCAACTGACAGCTCTGTCTGAGCAATGGATTCACATCCCAGCAGAGAGAGGTCGGCCTTTGGTTTGTCTCCACAAACCGTGCACTTCCACAGCAGTCTGAATCCATAAATACTTCCCCTGTTTTTGCTTAAATCAAAGCTTTTTTGTGAATTAGAACTGGCTGTGTGTGAAGCTGGCTCAGATGATGCTCTGTACTGCTGCTGTCTTGGCTCCAATATTGTGTCTGAGACAGGAACTGCTTCTTCAGGCTCTAAAACTGGTCAGTACTGTGCAAAAAGAGACATCTGAGTCTCTGCAAGGCTTGTCTCGTGTTGAAATGAAATGCCTCTTGGTGACAAGCTTGCTCAGCCTGGCACATTAAATTGCCCAGCCCCTAAACATTACATACGCCACTGCAGTTCTTCTGCATCACCCTCTCCATGTTTTTATCTCATCGCTCCTTAGGCCTGAATTCCTATTTCCTATTGCTATCCTTGGCAGCTGGTGCCCAAACTCAACAGAGCACACACTCATTCAATGTGTTTTGTAAGCTAGCTTGTTTTGGAGTGGTGATCATGCCAAATTTGAAATTAGGAAAGCGAGGGGTAAAGAACAGAGCagcttttaaagttttgaatTAAAATTTGAGTCCAGCTTTAAGGTCTGCTTCAGACTTAATATGAGCTTTTCAGCAGGTGACTCTCATCAGTTTCACTTCTATGAAAGTAGGTCAGAGAGAAGGAAGATTCAATTAATGTCTTGGATGCCTGGGTCCTGGTGATGACTTGCACATGATTTGAGTGATCCAGTCCTTTTTAGTAAGATTTATGTAACAAAATAAGACTTTTATAGTCATTTCTCTTGTATGAAATCCTAGGCTGTTGATGAGCACTGCTAGTGACATGCATTTCTGGTTCTGCAACAACTCAACTAAATTAAATGCATATAGTGTCAAACTAactttaaaaggtttttttgttcTAGTACTATCTGAAGTACAGAGTTCTTGAAAGTAAAGTTTTGGTTTAGGAGTGCTTATGCAGTGGTATTCTGGTGCAACATGTAAATCTCCTTTGACTAGTCTTTCACCGAACAAAACAAGTCCtaagaatattttattaaaataatttttcaagctCCAAATTAAGTAATTGTTCAGAGATGGTGTGCTCTGTCAAAAGTGCTGAGTGTGTTGTAGAAATTTCCTCACATGGTGAAGGTGTGCTGCTGATGCTAAAAATGCCAGCAGGGTGGAAGAAGTAATGATAGGATAAAATGAAAATGGCTCCTcgggtgttttgttttctaaaaaaagGATCAACCACCCCACAactgcctgccagggctcacCAGGGAATAGCTTCAGTCACTTCTCAGCTAAATTGGGCTGCCTCTGAACATCCCATTAAGGTTCTTAGAAGTCTTTAATGTAAAATTGAAATGGGTGTGAAGGATCCCTTCAGAGGGTTTGATATTATGACTGTTTTAGTTTACATGGCTTTACCTCCTGCCTGATTTAGAACATAGGGATGTTTTCATTGGAATGTTGACTGAACCTGGGACTCTAACTGGCTCCATAAAAAGCACAGTAAAAACTTTAAATTCTGCTTCGCTCTAGAAGAGATTTTACTTTCTTTGCTAGTAATACTTACTTGCATTCTTGAAGTgtgattatttttataatttggAAACTGTCTTGAAGCAGAAGTCcataaaaaatttatttactcTGTGcttctgagggttttttttgtaaataaacaTTTCCATAATTTCTCAGTAAAGTGCCTATTAGGATGTCTATGTACAAGCTACACAATATTTTTCTCATACAAACTAATCCTGCTCTGTGAACTAAAACAAAATATTGTTCCATCAGGCAGGTATTATACTCATTTCCAGACTTTTGATAGCAAAAAATTAACAAGTGGAAGTACTGTCACGAACAGTGCATTCGTCATAGATTTTAGACCATGTGTGTCAACCTCAGGCTGGTAATTCTGGGCAGCCAAATGGGAGGGACCAAAATTGTGTTAGCAGGTAACTGAGGATGGGGAGACACAATTGTGGGCTCCTGGTGTAGTGCAAAAGCAATTGATAATATACCTTATAGTTCATGCATTCTGACTTAGAATGTGACGTGTGTGAGTGTGTAATTTCTACTGTGCACTTATGAGCTAAGTTTAGAAACCAAAATTTCCCCTAATTCCACTTAATAACAAGTATGCTACATCTAGGAAACAAAAGTGTGCCATGGTTTTCTTGCAGGAATGAAGGCATTGACTGTGACACTAGAGGGGAGGGATTCTTTTGCATCTGAGTAACTCTGCAAAATGAAAGCCAGTTTTACCAGAATTGTTCAGACTTCTCATCAAGGTCTTATTTCTTTAGCAATTGCACTTTTAAATTTTAGCTTTGGACCTCTCAGTAAAAGCTActagtttttaaattaaattatacgTTTACAATTTTACACAAATTGGATGTTTTAGAGGGGGAAGAATGCTTGGAGGCAGGCACCAGGGCATTGTAGATCATTAATTTTCTGAAGTCTATAAGCAGCTGATGACACAGGCAAAATGTGTCAGCTTGGCTTGCACAAAGCAACTATTCTACTTCTTTAGAGCTGTGCATGTCACTGTGAGTTCTCAGCTCTATATAAAGGGCATTTGTTTCTCTGGATGTTGATTTAGCATAGTATCTTTCTAGTTTACACTGGATGTGAAATGAGCTTCTTAGctatattgaaaaatattttccatgttaATTGGTTGTTGTGATTAACAATAAAAGCAAGGCTGTTTATTCTGATTTTATGACTTAATAATTTGGAAGATAGATGTTACAATAATGAAAGCTTAGCCTTTTAATTGGTAATATATATAGCTTTTGtatttcctgttttcttctgtttaggTTAAAAACTTTGCTGTTATTTATCTTGTGGACATCACTGAAGTACCAGACTTCAACAAGATGTATGAGTTGTATGATCCCTGTACCGTCATGTTTTTCTTCAGGTATGTGATGGTTCTGGAATGTAACTCATTTAAGCTTTCTGTTTGTCAAATACAGTGTCTCAGCAGATCATTTCCAAATGCATAATAGCACACTGATGCCTATATTTACATTGCTCTACAGAAGAGTAAACTGATTTTATAGGAAAATGGTTTGTATTCCAATCAGTCTGGTAACAGTGTTTGATAATAGAGTATAAATTCATGATAGTGAAAACCGGGTTTATTATCCATTTTTCTTAGTTTTAAATCTCAAACTTCCTGTAGAGAATACTGTAGTAACATAGCAGTCAAGCTTGCCAAACTTGCTTTCAAGATAAATCAAAAGTAATAAGGTTTTTTTGGAGTTAAGGTTCCTACATTGATGAGATAAAATGTTCTACTGACAAGTCTCTCTGGAGATAGAGAGTAGTGGGAAAGAAATACAAACAATAAGGAATATGATGAAGGATAATTGCACTGAGGAACCATTTTGGGGGCATGTTAGGAGTTCTtattcttcctttaaaaattgGCAGTAAAATGTCAGTTTAAGTGAGAGGAGTAATGATTGTTCTGCAAGCCTGTTTATGTTATAAGGGCTTCCTTTGATCCTACAAAGCATTTGGGGTGGGGTATAAGATTTCTTTCTGAATTATAATACCATATTAACCTGGTTTTTTGTTCTTCCTCTTTAAAGGAACAAGCACATCATGATTGATTTAGGTACAGGTAATAACAACAAGATCAACTGGGCAATGGAAGATAAGCAGGAGATGATTGACATTATAGAAACTGTTTATAGAGGAGCCCGCAAAGGTCGAGGTTTGGTGGTATCGCCGAAAGATTATTCCACTAAATACAGATATTGATGTTTCTTTGGGCTGCCTTTTCTCATAATCCTATGCCCAGTTACATTTATTCCTGTGTATGTGTATACATAAAtgtatattaaaagaaaaaaaacctacaagTCCTTGAATATTGAGCATAATTtgaatgatttaaaatatttgagttCTGTTTGAGAAGCAGAAAACTTAAAGCCTGGAAGTGTCTTGAATATTACTGCAGTAACATTGTagctgaattttggggttttcttttttaaagactCTCCTTTGTTATCCTTTTGGTATTACATATTTTTGCACACAAAAAGCCTGTTTGCAAAAAACgcattttaaattgtttcatttgcttttattaCACAAATATCTAGGAAAATTATACTatagtttttttaaagaataaagtgAGTTCCACTTATtcaccttaattttttttcagctaatGAAATTTGACAGTGAGTAGAGATGGGTGCAAGTCTGTAATGTTGAAGATGACTTCTGTTGGGATTTCCTTGCGTATCATACTAGTCCCCTGTATCCACTAAAAATGTGAATAAAACAAGGTGCATTTATTAGTATTTAACAGAACTCAGAGAAAACATCTCCTGTGACTTTGCTCACCACCACACCCCCATCAGCCTAATGGACTTGTGGTGCCAGACTCCTTTTCCATGGTGGCTGGGCACTCACTTTGAAGCACTTGGTGAATTCTGCAGTGCCAAAGCATAATTGCACTTCTGGAGCTGGCTGCAGACAGCAGCTAAGGAAACCAAAAGCTATGCTGTCACTTGACCTCCAGTTTGCCTAATAGTATACCAAAATGCACGTGTACTTGGATTGGATTCCACTGTGGCATAGCTTTTGAAATTTCCATTTGCATTTCTGACAACTTTTATGGTAATGGAGTTGATGTTGTGTGggggcttgtttgttttttaaactgatACATGCATATTTACAGGATTCATTAAAACCAAACCAGGCTAGCTCCCTTCTCCAGAAAGAAGAAATCCAGTTTGTTACAAGCCAAAGAATTTATTTCTACTACCGAGTGTGTTGTAGAGGATTTAGAAAGTGTGaagaaagtaaaacaaaagGGTCTCAATTTCTGCTGAAGTTAATCTGGTTTAGAGTGGTCACTGATTTGGAATAATTTATGTTGGAAGGAAATGTCAGCCTCCCAGTCATAGTAGGTTCCACATAGTCAGGTTGCCCAGGATCATGTCCAGTGTTGAGttggttggactagatgatcttcaaAATGCCTTCCAACCTTGATTCCATGTTCTCTAAGGATGGAGATTCTTCAGCCTTTCTGGAAGTCCTGTTCTGCTGTTTGAGCACCTTCATAGGTGAAAAAGATGTTCCTTGCACCTAGCTGGAATTTTCCATGTTTCAGCTTGTGTTGAGTAACCCTGGTGTGCAACACATTCAACAAGAGTCTGTTCCCCGTGCTCGGCCATGGGGTCCTGGTTGGCAGAAAAAAGCCACAGTCCTTTCTTTAGGCTGGACTAAGAGATTTCTCTCCAACCTTGTATCTGCTGTAGCCCACTCCATCTTGGTGGCTCTGTTTCACCTCCCTTACACCACTGCATCTCTTGAATGGGCAGCCCCCAAACTGACAGAATATTGTGGGTGTGGTCATGGGTGAATGGAGGGGGAACTTGCTGGCCCTACTTTGTGCTCATACTGACCAGTGGGTTGCTGCAGCCCTTACTGCCTGGGCACCCTGCCCACTCAGCCAACCTTTCCTCCAGACCCCTTTCCTGCAAAGTAGTGCCAGCCAGCCCCTCACACCTGCCCAGCTTGGCATTTTGAACTTCAGCAAGGTCCTGTTGGCCCACTTCTCCAGCCTGTCCTCCAGCATACCAACCTCTCCCCCCAGTCTGACAGTATGTGCAAGTCTACACTGATTAAAGCCTTAATTGGAATGATTTCTTCATCTTAATGAAGGCTGTAATAGAAGCATTTCTCCCTCATTAGCTGAGGTATTTTGCTAACCTGGCAATGCTTCGGTTTCCGCATTTTTTGGTAAAAGGTTCCCATTACATTTCAAACTAAATCTTCCCTGCAGAGTACCTATGTTTTGGTATACGACCACCTTAAATTTAGTGCAGATGTCCTGTTTTCTGACTACCAATTTCTTCTTCTGGACATGCCTGGTAACTAGAATTCCTCATCTATTTCCAGgtctttaaataaaataaactattttcATCAAAACAGCTAACATTAAAGAATTGAAATTGTCACAATATAAATACCTGGGTGATGTTACCTGCACTGGTGTGCACAGCTTTGGGTGGGCTTGTGCAAAGAGTAACAACTGAGCAGTTGTAGCCTACAAATACTGCCATTTTTTTAGTACAGAATGGTTTATTCTAAGAACGTATAAGTTAAAAAGGCAACAAATCTTActgttttaatattaaaataaatacattttcattCATTGAAAACATTTGTAATTGGATAAGTTCACTATATAGAATATAGTTTTCTATCCAAAACAGTGGCTTTGCCTTCTCTGAAACTAACAGTTCTTTTTCAGCTTCAGGAAATAGTGTCGCACTTAGATGAACAAACCCagctttctattttttcctgGGGCaatggtttaatttttttttcaaggttcTGTTATGACATGATACAAATACATTTGTTTTCCCTTAACATTTTTTGTCAGTGTGACTCTAGACTGGAAAATGTCGGAGTCAGTGCTATGCTGTTCTACCTTCATCTTCTTCAAACACATCCTCATTTCAGTGCTGCACAGATACAGTGAATAAGTAGGTTAGTGATTTATTCATGACTGTGATTCAGCATGGAAATAGGAAGATATCTCTCTCTGTACCGTTAAATACATCTTTGTGGATTGtctttctgcatttctgaaaattaCTGCATACCTTGTGCAAAAGGCATCAGAATGAACAGATACCTAAATTACTTCAGAATATTGACAGACATTTATGTCTTTCACTGCGTAAGAAGTTCCAATGACAAGAGGAATTGATGTGTCTCAATTTGAATCAGGAAAGTGTGCAACAACAGGAAGACAACATCACTTGCATCCACAGCACATGGAAGCAGTGCTGCCTCATAAATACTGAGATCACAGAGTCAGCCATCCATCAGGGAGGGGGCTGGCATGTGCAAGAGACAGATATAAAATCCAGAACACAATCCTGATATGTAGTATCATTTTGTATTATGAAGTGATTCACTATAGCTTACTGCTGTGTTTGTGGTGAGTGTGTGTGAGGGGTGTGCTCCAAGCCACACTGAGAAGCTGTAGCAGGTTTAAAAGCAGAGGTACATAAATTGACACCAGCGAGCATCTTCAGCTAGGTCAGCAGACCTGAGGGGCAGGACTGGTGGGCAGGAACACTTCAAGCTACACACATTTCCCTATGAATGGACAGCCTCGGTTTACACACTTGGGGTGAGTTAGCACTGCCCCCTTGTATATTGCACTCAGCTGGAACAGGCAGTAAGATgcagtttttgttttgtaaaagTGGTCATGTTCTTTGTctcttggcaaaaaaaaaaatccaaggtatattaaatatgttttttaaaaagcacactTTCAAATCCAAGAAAATGCAGGTACACTAAATACGTAAACACCATTACTTGCTCACCACTCAAAACTAAATGGAAATGCATAAACCACAGAAAAACTTAAGTAAGTGTCTTTACTCCCAATTCTTCATCACTGTTTTCTACCCCAGCGTCTGTCATCAGGTCAGCAACGCGCTTCTCAAGGTCATTGATGCGCTCGCCCATTTCTTCCAGTAAAAAGTTAAAGATAACTTCTATAAATAAGAGTTCTACATTTTTAcaagttttttcttctgtaagaAGAACAAGCAGCTTTCTTCCAGATGTGTCAGTCTTTTACTTGTCCACGTTTAATGTAAAATGAAGCATGCACAAGGTCGTATTTTAGAATACAATCCCTCATTCTCTTACAACAGATAACAATTCAAATTCTTAGTATCAAAAGCCTTTGCAAATACTCATGAGTGAACTGTGTGAGAGCATGTTTTCTTTCTGAGGAACTCTTAAGTGATACCATACAGGTAACCTACAGAATTAGAATATGAGTGCTACTCAAACATTATTCAGGAAGCAGATGCTTCCTTAAAGGTcaagtttcagaaaaaaaaattaataaatgctTCAGAAAGCAGAGGTAGTTTCTGTAAGCACATGTAATAAGAAAGCTAAGAGCCCCTTCAGgtctgattttcttcttttgaggGCTCACCTTGTCATGCTCAGGCCAACAGCTGCTTTTAAACCGTGGCTCGTTTGAATTGCATTTTTGGAGATGGATGCTTTTTTAAATGCACCTTTGGAATCTTTACACATAATTCAATGCTTATTTTACTTGAAAGCCAGAATTGCTGCACAGAGACTACAGTGCTACTTGTAGTGAAACACATTTTAGGGtttccttcttaaaaaaaagggaTCTATAAGCAGACTGGGGCGGGGGTAAGTCAGGTGCCTGTACGTCACAGGTGTTTACCCCGTCACACATTCTGGGCTAATTTGATGTTTACAAGAGAAGCCCACCCCGCTGTTAGAAGCAAAGAGCCCGCTCGCACCCATCAGCGCGCAGGAGGCCCAACCGCGGGATCCCGAACCCAGCCGCGGCACCCCACGTTCCAAAGAGGATATTTCTCAGCGTCAGCTTCTCCGTCAGAGCCTCAAAATTCTCCTGCAGCCGGCAGAGCAGATTTTCCGCCtgcaggggaagggggaaaatgaaCACCGGGGAAGCAGGAGGCAGGGCCCCGGCCGCACGGGACCCCGCAGCAGGAcacccgcccggccccgctcaccAGCTGCGGCAGCTCCGCGGTTCCCAGCGGCTCCGCGGCCGCCATCGGCTCCGGCTCcgcgggcgcggcggggcgggcacAGAGCGCACGGCCCCGCCCGCAGCGCTCCGCGGGCAGTCGGGGAGTCCTTCGCTGTCAATTCTTTATTTGCTGGAGAAAGCGTCCTTCCGCGCGGCAGTAACTGAATAAGGATGCCGAGGTTTGATCTTAAGATGtcttataattttatttttttcaaaggtTTGCTTCCTTTTCTCCCGTGCAATTAGTTTTGTGTGAAGGAGTGGTAAAAATACCGTGGTGGTTGAAGTTCCTTGCACTGCAATGCCGAGCGAGATAACATCAAAGGCATCAGCAAGAGTCGCATGGTGCCTCTTGCAGCACCAGCATCTAGGTCATCCCTGGCTTTTGGCTGCGCAGTGTAAAAAAGCTCCCAGTGCATCTATTACAGAGGTGTCTTTTTTCTGGATGCTGAGACTGTTGCCTGATGTAAATGAAGAGGTTTTCATTTCACTGTGCCTGTATGGTTAGGAGCATATCACTGTTAGGCAATAAATTACCTTAGTCAATTACTTTGAGTAATTACATATGCTAAATATGCCAAATATGTGTCTTCATGCACAAAAAATTTCTGAGCTGGGAATTACTTCAGTTGCTGTAAGCCTACCACTTAGAATCTTTCGTAATAAACTTAATTGTTCTCCTTCTTGACCTTCCCCGCCTCATTTGAGAGGGCGTGTTAATCTCTGAGGTGAAATTCTGGCATCAAAGCAAACCTCCGCATTGCTACCTGCTTCCCATAATTGTAGCTTCTCTGTACAGCCTTATTTTTTCCCACTCTTGCAGGTAGTCCTTGTtgtagaaagaaaaatcaagcaCATTTTGCAAAGCTTGAGTGTCCTAACAGTATTACTGCTCTAGAAAGCTTCTAGATAAACAAGTTGAACAACATTATGCATGTAGATAGGGTTTGCTTTTGTATGTAGCCACTAGCTTCAACCATACAGCCTTTTTGTTCTATTGCATAAGTAATAAGGAACAATTGGTGCTTCTTACCTGTTCATTTGTCGATAATAAATATTCTTTCCTTTAAGGCTAGGTAGTAGTAGTAGCTAGAGCTGtagtatttttgcatttttacttCCGAAAACAGCCATAGTCTTCCTGGTTTTCCCTCCTTCCAGAAGAGCTACAAAAGCTTCTCTGTCATGCAGCAGTATTTTCTCCCAGAGGCAGTAGAAGTGGCTCTGTCTGCTTGTGCCCAGTTATCTTGAACAAAGCCAGAGAGTCCTATTCATAGTGAAGAGCTTGGAAGGATAAAGAAGCAGCTGGAAATGCAGAGGAGCAAGCATTATACAGCCAACCAATTCACAGGGATCTCACTACATCTTTGTAGTGCCACATTTTAGCAATGGCCAGGTTACGGTTCAACTGAAAACAAGCATGACTTGATGAAAGGTTTTCTGTAATTAGCTCCTCATTTTTGTGAGGTAGGTCAGTGTGgtcaaaatagaaaaaaaaaatatggtaTCCAGCTGGCACAGCAATGAAGGACAGGCAATTAAAAGTGTGAAAGAGACTGAAAAATATTTGCCATGCATTTCCCCCTTCAAAGGTCTGGTTCTTTTACTTTGTGGGCTCAGCAGCTGATGTGAATGGCCCTCTTAGTTCAGATCTGGAGCTGAATGAGGCCAAGAGTGCACAGCTGGgtttaggaaataaaaatggaagTGTCTTTAAAGCTAAAAGTAGTCATGGAAAAGTTCCAGACTTCAGAAAGCCTAAGAATAGAAGAGACAAATGACAGGACCAAATAGACTTTGCTTAGCAATGGATTTACTTAGAACTAGCATGCTTGGTTTTACTCTGCTGTCTTCCAGTCTCTTCCTTCTCAGAGGGCTTAGAAGTTCGGAATTGAGCTGTTTGCATACATTTCCAGGGTCTGAAATCTGGGGATGTAAGATGAGCCATAGTTTAAAAGCATAGTCCATGTTGGCCATGCACCCGTGGGCTAAGGGAAGCTGAGCAAAGAcccttgggttttgttttgtttcaaaagcAAAGGGCTAGCTGATAACTAGTAAACCACCAGTGCCATAGGAGTATTTAATGCAATAAGAATGCTTAATTTACTAAAAGGATAACAAGTTCATTTTGGCAGTGAGTACAAAAACAGGTCCTGAGGAGGTTTGAGAAAGGAGCAAAAGAGATTTGACAACAAATTCTTTTTCCATTCCAAAATATACTTTATGCTGCTTTCTTTCAGTAAAAAGCTTAGACTTTAGTCACTTTCAGTCTAAATGTCTTTTTAGTATGAAGAAcatgaagtaaaaataa from Agelaius phoeniceus isolate bAgePho1 chromosome 1, bAgePho1.hap1, whole genome shotgun sequence includes these protein-coding regions:
- the TXNL4A gene encoding thioredoxin-like protein 4A isoform X2; amino-acid sequence: MYELYDPCTVMFFFRNKHIMIDLGTGNNNKINWAMEDKQEMIDIIETVYRGARKGRGLVVSPKDYSTKYRY
- the HSBP1L1 gene encoding LOW QUALITY PROTEIN: heat shock factor-binding protein 1-like protein 1 (The sequence of the model RefSeq protein was modified relative to this genomic sequence to represent the inferred CDS: inserted 1 base in 1 codon), which gives rise to MAAAEPLGTAELPQLAENLLCRLQENFEALTEKLTLRMEEMGERINDLEKRVADLMTDAGVENSDEELGLSAIYXGGSANSPQVCKPRLSIHREMCVA
- the TXNL4A gene encoding thioredoxin-like protein 4A isoform X1, which produces MSYMLPHLHNGWQVDQAILSEEDRVVVIRFGHDWDPTCMKMDEVLYSIAEKVKNFAVIYLVDITEVPDFNKMYELYDPCTVMFFFRNKHIMIDLGTGNNNKINWAMEDKQEMIDIIETVYRGARKGRGLVVSPKDYSTKYRY